A portion of the Streptomyces sp. NBC_01335 genome contains these proteins:
- a CDS encoding ABC transporter permease — translation MTQHASPPRDSTDKAQPAGTLPAWRFLVARADIRTLSLVGVLLALVVVGGITKPDEFLDTQNLQLVLTQASVIGVVTVGMTFVITSGGIDLSVGAIVALASVWATTVATQEFGFLGILVTALLVGVGCGLVNGVLISFGRMVPFIATLAMLASARGLALQITDGKTQIVTVDGLLGLGERDSYVLGIPPLVLVFAAVTVVGWLVLNRTTFGRRTIAVGGNAEAARLAGIDVRRQRLYLYLLSGLCCGIAAFMLIILSGSGQNTNGNLYELDAIAAAIIGGTLLSGGRGTITGSVLGVLIFTTITNIFALNNLQSDVQQIAKGAIIVAAVLVQRRTASTT, via the coding sequence ATGACGCAGCACGCCTCCCCGCCCCGCGACAGCACCGACAAGGCGCAACCGGCCGGCACCCTCCCCGCCTGGCGCTTCCTGGTGGCCCGCGCCGACATCCGTACCCTTTCGCTGGTCGGCGTGCTGCTCGCCCTCGTCGTCGTCGGCGGCATCACCAAACCGGACGAGTTCCTGGACACCCAGAACCTTCAACTCGTCCTCACCCAGGCATCGGTGATCGGCGTCGTCACGGTCGGCATGACCTTCGTCATCACCTCCGGCGGCATCGACCTCTCGGTCGGCGCGATCGTGGCCCTCGCCTCGGTCTGGGCGACCACGGTGGCCACTCAGGAGTTCGGTTTCCTGGGCATCCTCGTCACGGCGCTGCTCGTCGGCGTCGGATGCGGACTCGTCAACGGGGTGCTCATCTCCTTCGGCCGCATGGTCCCGTTCATCGCCACCCTCGCCATGCTCGCCTCGGCCCGCGGGCTCGCGCTCCAGATCACCGACGGCAAGACCCAGATCGTCACCGTCGACGGGCTCCTCGGCCTCGGCGAGCGGGACTCGTACGTACTCGGCATCCCGCCCCTCGTCCTGGTGTTCGCAGCCGTGACGGTCGTCGGCTGGCTGGTGCTCAACCGCACCACCTTCGGCCGCCGTACGATCGCCGTCGGCGGCAACGCCGAGGCGGCCCGGCTCGCCGGCATCGACGTACGCCGCCAGCGGCTCTACCTCTACCTGCTGTCCGGACTGTGCTGCGGCATCGCCGCCTTCATGCTGATCATCCTCTCCGGGTCCGGACAGAACACCAACGGCAATCTCTACGAACTCGACGCCATCGCGGCCGCGATCATCGGCGGAACCCTGCTCAGCGGGGGGCGCGGCACCATCACCGGCTCCGTGCTCGGCGTCCTGATCTTCACCACGATCACCAACATCTTCGCCCTGAACAACCTGCAGAGCGACGTCCAGCAGATTGCCAAGGGCGCGATCATCGTCGCCGCGGTGCTCGTCCAGCGCCGCACCGCGAGCACGACCTGA
- a CDS encoding metal-dependent hydrolase family protein: MGSVPILIRDVRVFDGLDSELSEPRSVLVEDRRIAAIGGATPPPDALVVEGGGRVLMPGLTDAHVHLFAAGNTEVGLAVGSTGSGYYQALAEAGRMLMRGFTCVRDMGGDVTALRQVLDAGAFPGPRIYPSQAALSQTSGHGDFSCAYDDATTFDGAPSRAEGIGFMRVADGRDQVLAAVREQLKRGATQIKVMAGGGVTSAHDPLDVVQYTVDELRAAVEAAADWGTYVSAHVFSDEGIRRAVAAGIKSVEHGHLASEETIRLLTDEGVWLSTQPFLEGDHSFSSPESTAKNKQVCDGVARTYAWARAAGTQIAFGTDLLLDPSKATLQSEMLTRLSSTFGFTPVEALKMVTSGNARLFRLCGERDPYKAARIGEITVGAWADLLIVEGDPTRDPNVLGAPEENLAVIIKDGRVHRNRLA; this comes from the coding sequence ATGGGCTCCGTACCGATCCTGATCCGTGACGTCCGCGTTTTCGACGGGCTCGACAGTGAGCTCTCCGAACCTCGGTCGGTACTCGTCGAAGACCGCAGGATCGCCGCGATCGGTGGCGCCACGCCGCCGCCGGACGCGCTGGTCGTCGAGGGCGGCGGACGGGTTCTCATGCCGGGGCTGACCGATGCGCACGTGCACCTCTTCGCCGCCGGGAACACCGAGGTGGGACTGGCCGTGGGCAGCACCGGTTCGGGCTACTACCAGGCCCTGGCCGAGGCGGGCCGGATGCTCATGCGGGGCTTCACCTGCGTGCGGGACATGGGCGGGGACGTCACCGCGCTACGGCAGGTCCTGGACGCGGGTGCCTTTCCCGGCCCGCGGATCTATCCCAGTCAGGCGGCGCTCTCGCAGACCTCGGGGCACGGCGACTTCTCCTGCGCGTACGACGACGCCACGACGTTCGACGGCGCGCCGTCGCGGGCCGAGGGGATCGGTTTCATGAGGGTCGCGGACGGCCGGGACCAGGTGCTCGCGGCCGTCCGCGAGCAGTTGAAGCGGGGCGCCACCCAGATCAAGGTGATGGCCGGTGGCGGGGTGACCTCGGCGCACGACCCGCTGGACGTCGTGCAGTACACGGTGGACGAGCTGCGCGCGGCGGTCGAGGCGGCCGCCGACTGGGGTACGTACGTCAGCGCGCACGTCTTCAGCGACGAGGGGATCCGCCGCGCGGTCGCCGCCGGGATCAAGTCCGTCGAGCACGGTCACCTCGCGTCGGAGGAGACCATCCGGCTGCTGACCGACGAGGGGGTCTGGCTGAGCACCCAGCCGTTCCTGGAGGGCGACCACTCCTTCTCCTCGCCGGAGTCCACGGCGAAGAACAAGCAGGTGTGCGACGGGGTGGCCCGGACCTACGCGTGGGCGCGGGCCGCCGGGACGCAGATCGCCTTCGGAACGGACCTGCTGCTGGATCCGTCCAAGGCCACCCTCCAGAGCGAGATGCTCACCCGGCTGTCGAGCACCTTCGGGTTCACGCCCGTGGAGGCGCTGAAGATGGTCACCTCGGGCAATGCCCGTCTCTTCCGGCTCTGCGGGGAACGCGACCCGTACAAGGCGGCCCGCATCGGCGAGATCACCGTCGGCGCCTGGGCCGATCTGCTGATCGTGGAGGGTGACCCCACCCGCGATCCGAACGTGCTCGGGGCGCCCGAGGAGAATCTGGCCGTCATCATCAAGGACGGCCGGGTCCATCGCAATCGGCTGGCCTGA
- a CDS encoding ROK family transcriptional regulator produces MTERPANAHQAHLLRLLRDHGPQSRARLGEQVDLSRSRLAVEVDRLLETGLVAADGLAASRGGRRSHNVRLAPGLRFLGVDIGATSVDVAVTNAELEVLGHLNRPMDVREGPVAVFEHVLDLAAELRKSGLADGFDGAGVGVPGPVSFPEGVPVAPPIMPGWDGFPVREVLGQELGCPVMVDNDVNLMAMGERHAGVARSVTDFLCVKIGTGIGCGIVAGGEVHRGVTGSAGDIGHIQAVPGGRPCTCGNRGCLEAHFGGAALARDATEAAQQGLSADLAARLAAKGTLTGVDVAAAAAAGDAIALDLIRAGGTHVGQVIAGLVSFFNPGLVVIGGGVTGLGHTLLAAIRTQVYRQSLPLATGNLPIVLGELGHDAGVIGAARLISDHLFSPA; encoded by the coding sequence ATGACCGAACGACCGGCGAACGCCCACCAGGCCCACCTGCTGAGGCTGTTGCGCGACCACGGTCCCCAGTCCCGGGCGCGACTCGGCGAACAGGTCGACCTCTCGCGATCGAGACTGGCCGTGGAGGTGGACCGGCTCCTGGAGACCGGGCTCGTGGCCGCCGACGGCCTCGCCGCCTCGCGCGGCGGGCGCCGGTCCCACAACGTCCGGCTCGCACCGGGGCTCCGCTTCCTCGGTGTCGACATCGGGGCGACCTCGGTCGACGTCGCCGTCACCAACGCCGAACTGGAGGTACTCGGTCACCTCAACCGGCCCATGGACGTACGCGAGGGCCCCGTCGCGGTCTTCGAGCACGTGCTGGATCTGGCGGCGGAGCTGAGGAAATCGGGACTCGCCGATGGCTTCGACGGCGCCGGCGTCGGAGTGCCCGGACCGGTCAGCTTTCCCGAGGGTGTTCCGGTCGCACCGCCCATCATGCCCGGCTGGGACGGCTTCCCCGTGCGGGAGGTACTCGGCCAGGAACTCGGCTGCCCGGTCATGGTCGACAACGACGTGAACCTGATGGCCATGGGGGAGCGGCACGCGGGCGTGGCCCGCTCGGTGACCGACTTCCTCTGCGTCAAGATCGGAACCGGCATCGGGTGCGGCATCGTCGCCGGCGGTGAGGTCCACCGCGGGGTGACGGGCAGCGCCGGGGACATCGGGCACATCCAGGCGGTCCCCGGCGGCCGGCCGTGCACCTGCGGCAACCGGGGCTGTCTGGAAGCGCACTTCGGCGGTGCGGCGCTCGCCCGCGACGCGACCGAAGCGGCCCAGCAGGGCCTGTCGGCCGACCTCGCGGCCCGGCTCGCGGCGAAAGGCACCCTCACGGGCGTCGACGTCGCAGCCGCCGCGGCCGCGGGGGACGCCATCGCGCTCGATCTGATCCGCGCGGGCGGAACCCACGTCGGGCAGGTCATCGCCGGGCTCGTCTCCTTCTTCAACCCCGGCCTGGTGGTGATCGGCGGCGGAGTGACCGGCCTCGGCCACACCCTGCTCGCGGCCATCCGCACCCAGGTCTACCGCCAGTCGCTGCCCCTGGCGACCGGCAACCTGCCGATCGTCCTCGGAGAACTGGGCCACGACGCCGGAGTCATCGGTGCCGCCCGGCTCATCAGCGATCACCTCTTCTCACCCGCGTAG
- a CDS encoding CehA/McbA family metallohydrolase: protein MCLDGHCEHQVDILHPDAGRTGGPGGGPGRRGLLAAGVAGAAALTLAPMTFAPSAQAAEPAPQGSETTHVISGHLATGVADFVHLPVEVPSGVRKIAVSYAYDKPAVPSGTPGNSCDIGIFDERGIGLGGRGFRGWSGGSRTSFEISNSEATPGYLPGKVGRGTWHIVLGPYQVAPQGLNYQVQVTLTYGEPGPAAPRSFPPQRARGRGRAWYRGDCHLHTVHSDGKRLPAEVAAGARDAGLDFMVSTDHNTSSAHAVWGEHAGSDLLIITGEEVTTRNGHWLALGLPPGEWIDWRYRNRDDAFPRFARQVRRGGGLVVPAHMYCAYVASQWKFGFDDADATEVWTGPWTYDDEHAVSTWDQKIGEAVRSGGRPLPAMGNSDAHSAPQVIGLPHNVVLADDLRTDSVMDGIRAGRSWIAESAAVELTFTVSGDARQAGIGETIEAPAEAPVDVRLDVKGVPNGTVRFITDEGQMHQESLSAEGAGTVVWRTTTSLAAYVRAEVRHPMANGSAGQGNTMGDALMFGPMAALTNPVFLKTSGR, encoded by the coding sequence ATGTGCCTTGACGGACACTGCGAGCACCAGGTGGACATCCTCCACCCCGACGCCGGGCGGACCGGCGGACCCGGGGGCGGGCCGGGGCGCCGCGGGCTGCTGGCGGCGGGCGTCGCCGGTGCGGCTGCCCTCACCCTCGCTCCGATGACGTTCGCCCCGTCGGCCCAGGCGGCGGAGCCGGCCCCGCAGGGTTCGGAGACGACGCACGTCATCAGTGGCCATCTGGCCACCGGCGTGGCCGACTTCGTCCACCTCCCCGTCGAGGTGCCGTCCGGTGTGCGGAAGATCGCCGTGTCGTACGCGTACGACAAGCCAGCGGTCCCCTCCGGCACGCCCGGCAACTCCTGCGACATCGGCATCTTCGACGAGCGCGGCATCGGGCTGGGCGGGCGCGGCTTCCGGGGCTGGTCCGGCGGTTCGCGTACCTCCTTCGAGATCAGCAACAGCGAGGCCACGCCGGGGTATCTGCCGGGCAAGGTCGGCCGCGGCACCTGGCACATCGTGCTCGGGCCGTACCAGGTCGCGCCGCAGGGGCTGAACTACCAGGTCCAGGTGACCCTCACCTACGGCGAGCCCGGCCCGGCCGCTCCCCGCAGCTTCCCACCGCAGCGGGCCAGGGGCCGCGGCCGTGCCTGGTACCGGGGCGACTGCCACCTGCACACGGTCCACTCCGACGGCAAGCGCCTGCCCGCCGAGGTGGCGGCCGGTGCGCGCGACGCGGGGCTGGACTTCATGGTCTCCACCGACCACAACACCTCGTCCGCTCACGCGGTGTGGGGCGAGCACGCCGGTTCCGACCTGCTGATCATCACCGGTGAGGAGGTCACCACCCGCAACGGCCACTGGCTCGCCCTCGGCCTGCCCCCCGGCGAGTGGATCGACTGGCGCTACCGCAACCGCGACGACGCCTTCCCCCGCTTCGCCCGTCAGGTGCGCCGCGGCGGTGGCCTCGTGGTGCCCGCCCACATGTACTGCGCGTACGTGGCGAGCCAGTGGAAGTTCGGCTTCGACGACGCGGACGCCACCGAGGTGTGGACCGGCCCGTGGACGTACGACGACGAGCACGCCGTCAGCACCTGGGACCAGAAGATCGGTGAGGCGGTGCGCTCGGGCGGCCGCCCGCTGCCGGCCATGGGCAACAGCGACGCCCACAGCGCCCCGCAGGTCATCGGCCTGCCGCACAACGTGGTGCTCGCCGACGACCTGCGAACCGACTCGGTCATGGACGGTATCCGCGCCGGGCGCAGCTGGATCGCCGAGTCCGCCGCGGTGGAGCTGACCTTCACCGTGAGCGGCGACGCACGGCAGGCCGGGATCGGCGAGACCATCGAGGCACCGGCCGAAGCGCCGGTGGACGTCCGCCTGGACGTGAAGGGCGTACCGAACGGCACGGTCCGCTTCATCACCGACGAGGGCCAGATGCACCAGGAGTCGCTGAGCGCCGAGGGCGCGGGCACGGTGGTGTGGCGTACGACCACGTCGCTCGCCGCGTACGTGCGCGCCGAGGTCCGCCACCCGATGGCGAACGGTTCGGCGGGGCAGGGCAACACCATGGGCGACGCCCTGATGTTCGGCCCGATGGCCGCCCTCACCAACCCGGTCTTCCTGAAGACGTCGGGGCGCTGA
- a CDS encoding family 43 glycosylhydrolase → MRDGSAQVVRNPVLPGSHPDPSIVRVGDDYYLATSTFEWCPGVRLHHSRDLVHWEPLGGALAGPPALDLTGCPDSGGVWAPSLSHADGLFHLVYSNVSAYTGGFSDAPNYLVTAPSVHGPWSEPVLLHARGFDASLFHDGPDSWLINLVHDWRPGHGGSAGLEATRYDRAARALSGDPVLIGLPPGDSWIEGPNLYRVGDWYYLLTADGGTGYDHQVTVSRSRALTGPYERDPEGPLITARHRPDLTLQKAGHGSLVTTPAGESYLAYLVARPLGRHGPCVLGRETALAPVIWTPDDWPRVPTGEPALEVAAPASVRREALPEHTPAPGAPLADDFDRPALGVQWSTLRRPAAPEWLSLTDRPSHLRIRGGRAPHSLVGPSLVAQRVTAPRCSFEATMEYRPEAFQHLAGITAYYNTRNWYYLYVTADDRGRPVLRRASSDRGVLTVDEAGGIPLDGIARLSLGCELDGGELRFHYDTGSGRRPVGEVADATVLSDEHAEDVTGGQVRAMGFTGAFVGLWVWDLTGRGHHADYDRATFTAEG, encoded by the coding sequence GTGCGAGACGGATCTGCGCAGGTCGTACGGAACCCCGTGCTTCCCGGTTCCCACCCCGATCCCTCGATCGTGCGGGTCGGCGACGACTACTACCTGGCGACCTCAACGTTCGAATGGTGTCCGGGCGTCCGGCTGCACCATTCCCGGGACCTGGTCCACTGGGAACCCCTGGGCGGGGCGCTCGCCGGCCCGCCGGCGCTCGACCTGACCGGATGTCCCGACTCCGGCGGCGTGTGGGCCCCCAGCCTGAGCCACGCCGACGGGCTGTTCCACCTCGTCTACAGCAACGTGTCGGCGTACACCGGCGGCTTCTCCGACGCCCCCAACTACCTCGTCACCGCTCCCTCGGTCCACGGCCCCTGGTCCGAGCCCGTCCTGCTGCACGCGCGCGGCTTCGACGCGTCCCTCTTCCACGACGGCCCCGACAGCTGGCTGATCAACCTCGTCCACGACTGGCGGCCCGGGCACGGCGGGTCCGCCGGCCTGGAAGCGACCCGCTACGACCGCGCCGCCCGCGCCCTGAGCGGCGACCCCGTCCTCATCGGCCTGCCTCCCGGCGACAGTTGGATCGAGGGCCCCAACCTCTACCGCGTCGGCGACTGGTACTACCTGCTGACGGCCGACGGCGGCACCGGCTACGACCACCAGGTGACCGTCTCCCGCTCCCGTGCCCTGACCGGCCCGTACGAACGCGACCCGGAGGGTCCGCTCATCACCGCACGCCACCGCCCGGACCTGACCCTGCAGAAGGCCGGTCACGGCAGCCTCGTGACGACCCCCGCCGGAGAGTCCTACCTGGCCTACCTCGTCGCCCGGCCGCTCGGCCGGCACGGGCCGTGCGTCCTGGGCCGGGAGACGGCCTTGGCACCCGTGATCTGGACTCCCGACGACTGGCCCCGCGTCCCGACGGGCGAACCCGCCCTGGAAGTGGCCGCCCCCGCCTCCGTACGACGCGAGGCGCTCCCGGAGCACACCCCGGCGCCGGGCGCCCCCCTCGCCGACGACTTCGACCGGCCCGCCCTGGGGGTCCAGTGGTCCACGCTCCGGCGCCCCGCGGCACCGGAGTGGCTGTCGCTCACCGACCGCCCCTCCCACCTGAGGATCCGGGGAGGCCGCGCCCCGCACAGCCTCGTCGGGCCGAGCCTGGTGGCCCAGCGGGTGACCGCGCCCCGCTGCTCCTTCGAAGCCACCATGGAGTACCGGCCCGAGGCCTTCCAGCACCTCGCCGGGATCACCGCGTACTACAACACCCGCAATTGGTACTACCTGTACGTCACCGCCGACGACCGGGGCCGGCCCGTGCTGCGCAGGGCGAGCAGCGACCGGGGCGTGCTGACCGTCGACGAGGCCGGCGGGATTCCCCTCGACGGCATCGCGAGGCTGAGCCTCGGGTGCGAGCTGGACGGCGGGGAACTGCGCTTCCATTACGACACCGGCTCGGGCCGGCGCCCCGTCGGCGAGGTGGCCGACGCGACCGTGCTCTCCGACGAGCACGCCGAGGACGTCACCGGAGGGCAGGTCAGGGCCATGGGCTTCACGGGCGCCTTCGTCGGCCTGTGGGTCTGGGACCTCACCGGACGAGGCCACCACGCCGACTACGACCGGGCGACGTTCACAGCCGAGGGGTGA
- a CDS encoding acyl-CoA thioester hydrolase/BAAT C-terminal domain-containing protein: MDVHERELDTPWEGVLASPPGGSDCAVLVLAGSSGRVERERARLLAGQGLTALAMRWFGGPGQPPGMCEIPLETFTDAVGVLRSAGASRIAILGVSKGAEAALLTAVRDPRVDLVVALSPTDSVWCNVGPGHDGRRHPYRSSWTWRGEPLPFLPMDDSWTPTSPAGEPVAITGWYELSRRTFGHLLPEAEIPVEHARADIVLVAGGDDAMWPSLPAVERLAARRRAAGANVTVISRADAGHRPRFPGEGALPPSPEHLHGGTPEADALLGAEAWPLIVSALRGTPAARPGR; the protein is encoded by the coding sequence ATGGACGTGCACGAGCGGGAGCTGGACACTCCGTGGGAGGGAGTCCTCGCGTCTCCCCCCGGAGGAAGCGACTGCGCCGTCCTGGTGCTGGCCGGATCCAGCGGGCGGGTCGAGCGGGAGCGGGCGCGCCTGCTCGCCGGACAGGGGCTGACCGCACTCGCGATGCGCTGGTTCGGCGGGCCCGGCCAGCCGCCCGGCATGTGCGAGATACCCCTGGAGACCTTCACCGACGCCGTCGGAGTGCTGCGATCCGCCGGTGCGTCGCGGATCGCGATACTCGGGGTCTCCAAAGGGGCCGAAGCAGCCCTGCTCACCGCCGTGCGCGACCCTCGGGTGGACCTGGTGGTCGCGTTGTCGCCGACCGACTCCGTCTGGTGCAACGTGGGACCGGGCCATGACGGCAGGCGCCACCCGTACCGCTCCTCGTGGACCTGGCGGGGCGAGCCGCTGCCCTTCCTCCCCATGGACGATTCCTGGACACCCACAAGCCCCGCCGGCGAGCCCGTCGCCATCACCGGGTGGTACGAACTCAGCCGCCGCACCTTCGGTCATCTGCTCCCCGAAGCGGAGATCCCCGTGGAACACGCCCGCGCGGACATCGTCCTCGTCGCCGGCGGCGACGACGCGATGTGGCCCTCCCTCCCGGCCGTCGAACGGCTGGCCGCCCGGCGGCGCGCGGCGGGCGCGAACGTCACCGTGATCAGCCGCGCCGACGCCGGCCACCGCCCCCGGTTCCCCGGTGAAGGCGCCCTGCCGCCGTCCCCGGAACATCTCCACGGGGGCACTCCCGAGGCGGACGCGCTGCTGGGAGCGGAGGCGTGGCCGCTGATCGTCTCCGCCCTGCGGGGAACCCCCGCCGCCCGGCCCGGCCGCTGA
- a CDS encoding ROK family transcriptional regulator, producing MDVASDRSSPRNRTREEIFRVIQGGGALTRAQLVDATGLSRSTVNHAVSRLIAEERVREEDPEAKGPGSGSGRPAGVLRCVPGGSSSAALDFGHTHIKVAVVDDTGRMLAQRRADLDVDLCASEAMDAAADMLAELRGEHAVDDLSTVVAGIPGPLDSATGLVRSPTILSSWVGLDPGKELERRLGLRVHVENDAVLGAYGELRCGAGQGYSDFLYVKASHGIGAGMVLGGEPYRGALGIAGEIGHTPLPGYTELCRCGRRGCLEAVVSVESVKAQIAHTHPSLGSGVSFGDRPDDPTTWRILNDAGRILGEVLSVLSNLLNPAAVIIGGELGAAGGALLEGVAATVHRSAQPAIAASLDILPAQLGRDAELIGAAALAAAFARG from the coding sequence ATGGATGTGGCTTCCGATCGCTCCTCACCCCGCAACAGAACCAGGGAAGAAATCTTCCGGGTCATTCAGGGCGGCGGTGCGCTCACGCGTGCGCAACTCGTGGACGCCACCGGTCTGTCCCGGAGCACCGTCAATCACGCGGTCTCCCGGCTCATCGCCGAGGAGCGGGTGAGGGAGGAGGACCCGGAGGCGAAGGGGCCGGGGAGCGGCAGCGGACGCCCGGCGGGCGTGCTGAGATGCGTTCCCGGCGGGTCCAGTTCGGCGGCGCTCGACTTCGGGCACACCCACATCAAGGTCGCCGTCGTCGACGACACGGGCCGGATGCTGGCCCAACGGCGTGCCGACCTGGACGTCGACCTGTGCGCGTCCGAGGCCATGGACGCGGCGGCGGACATGCTCGCGGAACTCCGCGGCGAGCATGCCGTCGACGACCTCTCGACGGTGGTCGCGGGGATCCCGGGACCGCTCGACTCCGCCACCGGGCTGGTGCGGTCGCCCACCATCCTCTCCAGCTGGGTCGGTCTCGACCCCGGGAAGGAACTCGAACGCCGACTGGGCCTGCGGGTGCACGTCGAGAACGACGCCGTGCTCGGGGCCTACGGCGAACTGCGCTGCGGCGCCGGCCAGGGCTACTCCGACTTTCTGTACGTGAAGGCGTCCCACGGCATCGGCGCGGGGATGGTGCTCGGCGGCGAGCCGTACCGGGGAGCTCTGGGCATCGCCGGGGAGATCGGCCACACGCCGCTGCCCGGCTACACGGAGCTGTGCCGGTGCGGCCGACGCGGCTGCCTGGAGGCGGTGGTCTCGGTCGAGTCCGTCAAGGCGCAGATCGCCCACACCCATCCCAGCCTGGGCTCCGGCGTCTCCTTCGGGGACCGGCCGGACGATCCGACCACCTGGCGGATCCTGAACGACGCGGGCCGCATCCTGGGCGAGGTCCTCTCCGTGCTGAGCAACCTGCTCAACCCGGCGGCGGTCATCATCGGCGGCGAGCTCGGCGCCGCCGGCGGCGCGCTCCTGGAGGGGGTGGCGGCGACGGTGCACCGCAGCGCCCAGCCCGCCATCGCCGCGTCCCTCGACATCCTCCCCGCCCAGCTGGGCAGGGACGCGGAGCTGATCGGCGCGGCGGCGCTCGCCGCCGCGTTCGCGCGGGGGTGA
- a CDS encoding peptidoglycan-binding domain-containing protein, whose product MVLSDDAGHRWPLVRKKQHEDRFTLGRAVQHLLVERHYELKVDGIIGERTQAAVMDFQRGRQLPTDGKVGEDTWPWLVMDVKPGSRGEAVLAVQELPNRTGRSAAEVSGVFTPTTARSVRLFQEYYRLPATGWVDQATWRFLLTHQQPATDTPAFQKSQTRAPAASG is encoded by the coding sequence GTGGTCCTCTCCGACGACGCGGGACATCGCTGGCCGCTGGTCAGGAAGAAGCAGCACGAGGACCGGTTCACCCTGGGCCGCGCGGTGCAGCACCTGCTCGTGGAGCGGCACTACGAACTGAAGGTGGACGGCATCATCGGGGAGAGGACGCAGGCCGCCGTCATGGACTTCCAGCGCGGCAGGCAGCTCCCGACCGACGGCAAGGTGGGCGAGGACACCTGGCCGTGGCTGGTGATGGACGTCAAGCCCGGCTCCAGGGGGGAAGCGGTCCTGGCGGTCCAGGAGTTGCCGAACCGCACGGGGCGGAGCGCCGCGGAGGTGTCGGGGGTCTTCACGCCCACGACGGCCCGTAGCGTGCGGCTCTTCCAGGAGTACTACCGCCTGCCCGCGACCGGGTGGGTGGACCAGGCGACCTGGCGGTTCCTGCTGACCCACCAGCAACCTGCCACCGACACGCCCGCGTTCCAGAAGTCGCAGACCCGCGCCCCCGCCGCCTCCGGGTGA
- a CDS encoding sugar ABC transporter ATP-binding protein: protein MALQPPLLHMSGITKSFPGVRALDGVDLEVQAGEVHCLLGQNGAGKSTLIKVLAGAHQPDTGTIHWRGEAVTLRSPIAAMRLGIATIYQELDLVEHLSVAENIHLGHEPTTAGFVVRGRAARTSSTELLRRLGHPEIDPARLVGELPAAQQQIVSMARALSHDVRLIVMDEPSAALDPDEVDNLFRIVGALTAEGVSVVYISHRLEEIRRIGDRVTVLKDGRAVAGGLPADSTPTHDIVALMTGRNVEYVFPRRPPSPPDGPPVLELRGLARAGEFAPLDLTVRPGEIVGLAGLVGSGRSEILETLYGARRPTSGQVCVDGAPLRPGSVRAAVRAGIGLAPEERKAQALLMLESVTRNVSLSTLSRFSRAGWLDRRGEREAARAATRELSLRPDNPSVPVRTLSGGNQQKAVLARWLLRGCRVLLLDEPTRGVDVGARAELYAVVRRLADEGLAVLLVSSEVPEVLGLADRVLVLREGRVVHEAPARELDEHRVLDIVLEGSPAS, encoded by the coding sequence ATGGCACTCCAGCCACCGCTGCTCCACATGTCCGGCATCACCAAGTCGTTCCCCGGTGTCCGCGCCCTGGACGGCGTCGACCTGGAGGTCCAGGCCGGCGAGGTGCACTGCCTGCTCGGCCAGAACGGTGCGGGCAAGTCCACCCTGATCAAGGTTCTCGCGGGTGCCCACCAGCCCGACACCGGCACCATCCACTGGCGCGGCGAGGCCGTGACCCTGCGCTCGCCCATCGCCGCCATGCGTCTCGGCATCGCCACCATCTACCAGGAACTCGACCTGGTGGAGCACCTGTCGGTCGCCGAGAACATCCACCTCGGCCACGAGCCGACCACCGCCGGGTTCGTGGTCAGGGGCCGAGCCGCCCGCACCTCGTCCACCGAACTCCTGCGGCGTCTGGGCCACCCCGAGATCGACCCCGCCCGGCTCGTCGGAGAACTGCCGGCCGCACAGCAGCAGATCGTGTCGATGGCCCGCGCGCTCTCCCACGACGTCCGCCTCATCGTCATGGACGAGCCGTCCGCCGCCCTCGACCCGGACGAGGTCGACAACCTGTTCCGGATCGTCGGGGCGCTCACCGCGGAAGGTGTGTCGGTGGTCTACATCTCGCACCGCCTGGAGGAGATCCGCCGCATCGGCGACCGGGTGACCGTGCTCAAGGACGGCCGGGCGGTCGCGGGCGGACTGCCCGCGGACTCCACCCCGACCCACGACATCGTCGCCCTGATGACCGGGCGGAACGTCGAGTACGTCTTCCCCCGGCGGCCACCGTCCCCGCCCGACGGGCCTCCGGTCCTGGAGCTGCGCGGGCTCGCCCGCGCAGGCGAGTTCGCGCCGCTGGACCTCACCGTCCGCCCCGGCGAGATCGTGGGACTCGCCGGGCTCGTCGGCTCCGGCCGCTCCGAGATCCTGGAGACCCTCTACGGCGCCCGCAGACCGACGTCCGGACAGGTATGCGTCGACGGAGCGCCGTTGCGGCCGGGCAGTGTGCGCGCGGCGGTCCGGGCCGGCATCGGCCTCGCCCCCGAGGAGCGCAAGGCGCAGGCGCTGCTGATGCTGGAGTCCGTCACCCGCAACGTCTCCCTCTCCACGCTCTCCCGCTTCTCCCGCGCCGGCTGGCTCGACCGCCGCGGAGAACGGGAAGCCGCCCGCGCGGCCACCCGTGAACTGTCCCTGCGCCCCGACAACCCCTCGGTGCCCGTCCGCACCCTCTCCGGCGGAAACCAGCAGAAGGCCGTACTCGCCCGCTGGCTGCTGCGCGGCTGCCGCGTGCTGCTGCTCGACGAACCGACCCGGGGCGTCGACGTCGGAGCCCGCGCCGAGCTGTACGCGGTGGTGCGGCGGCTGGCCGACGAAGGACTCGCGGTGCTGCTCGTGTCCAGCGAGGTCCCCGAAGTACTGGGCCTCGCCGACCGCGTGCTGGTGCTGCGCGAAGGCCGTGTCGTGCACGAGGCCCCGGCCCGCGAGCTCGACGAACACCGCGTACTCGACATCGTTCTGGAAGGAAGCCCGGCATCATGA